GTAATAGTAGCTTGCGATCGCTTCAGTTCTGCCTGAGTTTGCTGAAGTTGAGTTTGCAATTGCTTGAGTTCTGTCTGGATATGTTGCACCTGGAATTGCGATTGCTCCAGCAAATTGGGATTTAAATGGTTTGATACCTGATTTTGATTACTTAATTGTTTTACTGGTTTTGTTGCCTTGATTTCAAATCCAGCAGAAAACCTTTCTTGCATAAATTGCGGTAAATTTACCAAAGTATCCCACAAAAATCCAGATCTATCACTGGTATTCAACCAAATTTTACTCCAACTATCGAGTGTAGTTTTAGACAACTTTTCGCTTACTTTTTGTCCAAATACTTGCTTAACAGAAGCTAGTATGTCAGTTGACAACCATGCCAGTGTGAAAGCAGGATTAAAGTTTTCTGAGACTTGGCATGTTTCGATATCTAACTCTGAGAACCAATTCAACACCCCATACTTAGTTGCATTGTAGTAATGCACGGGTTCCTCATGCAAGGGTTGCAAGAAGGCTGTGCGTAGGATTAATTTACCTCCAGGCTTCAGTACACGAAAGATTTCTTTTGCTGCAGAAAAGGGATCGCGGAGATGTTCAAACGTATTAAAAGAAACTACAGCATCAAAAACTTCGTCTTTAAAGGGTAAGCAATGTGCATCGCTTACTATATCAGTATTTTT
This window of the Chroococcidiopsis sp. CCMEE 29 genome carries:
- a CDS encoding class I SAM-dependent methyltransferase, coding for MLNGVPIFRINPQDTQVIPSDHTSNQLSDEVINWLKELNGYSLNIGAGSTKTKISHCVELEYSIHKNTDIVSDAHCLPFKDEVFDAVVSFNTFEHLRDPFSAAKEIFRVLKPGGKLILRTAFLQPLHEEPVHYYNATKYGVLNWFSELDIETCQVSENFNPAFTLAWLSTDILASVKQVFGQKVSEKLSKTTLDSWSKIWLNTSDRSGFLWDTLVNLPQFMQERFSAGFEIKATKPVKQLSNQNQVSNHLNPNLLEQSQFQVQHIQTELKQLQTQLQQTQAELKRSQATITSMQTSKFWKLRTKWCNLQKFIGLSMNA